GCGCGAAGGGAAATGGCTGAAAACCGAGCTGGAACGAAGCGAGCTGTTCGGCCGGACACTCGGCATTCTTGGTATGGGCAGGATCGGCACGGCGCTGGCGGTGCGGGCGCGGGCGTTCAACATGCGCGTGCTGGCCTGGCACCCGGATGTCTTCTTCTCCGACTTTGCTGAGATCCTTGGCCCCATCGAGGATGTGGTGGCACAGTCCGATTTTGTGTCCGTGCACATGCCGGCGCTGCCGGAAACGCGGGGCTTCGTGAACAAGAACCTGCTGTCGAGGTTCAAAACCGGTGCCTACCTCATCAATACCGGCCGCGCCGAGTGCCTGGTCGAGGAGGATGTGGCTGAGGCGCTCAAGGCCGGCCAGTTGGCCGGTTTTGCCACCGATGTCTGGTACTCCGACCCGCCGGTCAACTCGCCGCTCATACAGGCGCCGAATACGATATTCACGCCGCATATTGGGGCATCTTCGAAGGAAAACATGCTGCGCATTGGCCACGTGGTCGAAATGATCATTGGCGAATACGTAGCTGCACATAAGAAATAGCCGCATGAGTATGCTGTCTCAATTCCGAATGTCTTTGTGAGGCGATAGAAATGGCAAAGAAAGTGTACAATTTCAACCC
This genomic window from Candidatus Zixiibacteriota bacterium contains:
- a CDS encoding NAD(P)-dependent oxidoreductase, with protein sequence MLILISDKFDKALPQVLAKYGEVTDDKNRVAEADIILVRSKTKANKEYLESARNLKLIIRGGVGLDNIDVEQARKKGIIVKNTAEASTTAVAELAFALMIALPNNITKADASMREGKWLKTELERSELFGRTLGILGMGRIGTALAVRARAFNMRVLAWHPDVFFSDFAEILGPIEDVVAQSDFVSVHMPALPETRGFVNKNLLSRFKTGAYLINTGRAECLVEEDVAEALKAGQLAGFATDVWYSDPPVNSPLIQAPNTIFTPHIGASSKENMLRIGHVVEMIIGEYVAAHKK